The Arachis ipaensis cultivar K30076 chromosome B05, Araip1.1, whole genome shotgun sequence nucleotide sequence CCTCCTTTGTGAACAAGATTGTGGGGAGGTCGGGTGATTCACTCCCGACCTGGTAAACCCGCTTGAGGTGTCTCTTGCGAGAGGACTTGGTGAGTCCTCCACCCACGAATCCTCCCaagatcatatgtatatgtctctcgggagtttgtggtggtgggtctctccTGTCCCCGTcctctcgctttctcttcccatgattgtccgacctttccatAAGATATCTATCAAGCCGACTTTCTCTGGccaacttttctatcacatttttaaggtcgtagcaaTCATTTGTTGAATGACCATagatcttatggtactcacagtaatcgctgcgacttcctccctttttatttttaatgggcctgggaggtGGCAGCCTTTCAGTGTTGCagatctctctgtatacatccaccatggaaacctttagaggagtataagagtgatatttccttggcctatcgagaccgagttcttctttcttcttgggctctctttccttctcttttgCAGAGTGGGAATGCTCAGGTCGCCAACTCGGCTCTCGTAGTctggcattttcctccatgttaatgtacttttctgctctttcctgtacatcgctTAGGGAGGTgggtgcctttttgatatggactgtgagaagggaccttctctaagtccATTCACTAACCCCATGACAGCTTCGGTGGGTAGGTCCTGAATCTCTAAACatgctttattgaacctttccatatagtcccgcaaaggttctccgacctcctgctttattcccaggaggctcggCGCATGTTTTACTTTAtccttttggatggagaacctcatcaagaattttCTCGAGAGGTCTTCAAAGCTGGTGACTGACCTcggagggaggctgtcgaaccacttcatcgctgcttttgacaagatagtcggaaaggctttgcagcgagttgcatcagaagcatcagccagatacatccgacttttgaaattgcttaagtgatgcttcggatctgtggttccgttatagaggttcatatcagggcttttgaagtttcttggaacttttgccctcatgatGTCCTCACTAAACGGATATTCTCCTCCCAGGGGCGACTCTTCTCGATCGCCACGGGAGTTCCGACTTCTCAGAGAAGATTCTAGTCTTAAGAGTTTttcctctaactcttttcgtcgctctatCTCTTCCCTGAGATTTCGCTCCGCCTCTCGTTATCGTTCTAACTCATGTTCCAACTGTTCTAAACGACCTTGGTGGCCATGGACCAGCCCTATTAGCTCGGTTGCGTGGGGTGGCCCTTCCTTTCCTGACTCTCGTCCATCCGAAGAGTTTACCTTTGGATTTTTAAACCCAGAGGTGCCTTCTCGATGTTGATCACTGGCCTCCGGGTGAGGAGTTGGGTTCGCGTCGTTGTTTCCGGTGTCCAGGTTTTCCTGCTCGGAATCAGACGCCGTATGACCATCTTCCGGTGATTTGTCCATCAtaactggttgatctctcgggtccccggcaacggcaccaatgttacgatgggtaaccggagattaatgggttgGATTAGTTTggctggcccaatcgtctgaatgAGGGAGTATCCGAATGGGTTGGTGATCCAAGACCCCCGTCCGACTTTAGTGtgagagaatggggggtggtacctgcaaagacactccgatgccaaagtcagcaaagggagcaaaacaggtctagagagtattgggcttcTGTTATACCTGAGGAGcgttagtgtatttatagtggtgaacccataaccacTGTTGGAGTAGTTCTGCcatttaaggtggataaccgtccatttatcttaggaaagttgagatatggctcctgaaAGTGGGTAGAGcaattttaggggcagttactcatttgaatgggtgcttatctgccagctaatcctcgTCCCCGACTTCTTTAGGGTAAGTCGTGGTAAGAACCGACTTCATAGAGAGAAGGTCGGTGTAGGGCGAGGCTCgatcctttggattgggccttttattTGGACATGGACCTTATCATtgagtcagggtatgaacaggtatAATATCTAACCATTATTGTActggaaaaaagaaaagaaaatcaaaacatgTAGAAAAGCAACAAGAAAAGGGGCATATACATTCAATGTCAAATGACCATATACATTCAATGTCAAATGACCATATACATTCACAAAGGGGCATGTAacgcaataataataataatcataagaaAAGCGAAAGTGATCATCACTACCATCATTTGCGTTTAGTGGACAAATTAAAAGATGTGGGGGCATGAACATAAGAATATACCATAAAAGAATTAGATGCCAAACTACTTTTAGAAATTTAGATACACTAAGCATCCCCATAATAATGCAAGTATATGTGTAATGCACATTCTTATTAGCAGTTAATAAATGTTCAATTGtaataccaaaaaaaaatgtTGAATTGCACCTTGAAAGCGTAAGTCAATGTCAAGCTGGCAACATTACTCGTACATGCGGATGTCCAACCTGCTGCAATTCGATCAGAATGGGTTCGTAATCTAATCCGCAGTGAACTGGATTGGATTCGAATGttagaacaatttttttttcaaagactataagttattttatttcaaatgaaaaaaaatattttgtccaAAATTTAGGACTACAGAAAAAAAGTGGGTTCTCCCATTTTTGTTTAAACATTAGCGAGGTACAGTAAAAGAATTAAGAGGTGAATGTTATAGTGCCTTTAAAATTGTGCCTAActtaccaaaaaaaataaatagatagtatttaataaattttaaatattttattttttgctttaaatattttattttttacttttaaaaacaAGTTAGGCAATTTAGGCACCATAGTAAAAGACACCATAAAACTCATCTTAAAAAAATGACACTAAGAAAAAAGCAAAGTTAAAATTAAGTTGGGACTTTAATGGGTAAGTTTACAAGTTTCTAATTTTGTTTGGTATCAATTGCTATAAGTTCTTAGGGATTCATAGATTGGCGTTCGAACACCCTCctatacattttttttatataggcCAGGCAATAATCAAAGCAAAATAGACCAAGTTCTTACTCACAGATAATCCGGGACAACAATTTGGAGTCTCTACCAATCAAAAAAGGAGATGCAGTTTGAATTCGGGATCAAGTGCGTTATTGGACTCTTGCTCCAAATTTCTGAAGCATCTGGACAGTTGAAGATGAAATTTAACAAGAATTCTGATTCAGCATTGCAAATGGGACAAATtgataaaatactaaaaatcaCTGATTTATAAGCTGCATGATGAAAAATTTTTTATAGAAGAACTTCCACCCAAATACCTGAATCTTGTGTGAAACTGTCAgactcaaaaaaaaatttagattttcgGTTTCTAAATGTTAGACCAATTATGTTCTTCCAACCCGTATTTATGAAGCATCTTGAAGATGAAATTTAACAAGAATTCTGATTCAGCATTGCAAATGGGACAAATtgataaaatactaaaaatcaCTGATTTATGATTTATaagatgaaaaattttttataGAAGAACATAAATTTGTAATCAAGTAAGATTAAAGGTGTTAACTCAGGTgcaatcaacttcacgtgaaattaatTAGACCTAAATTTTCACCAAGATCCAAGATCgttgaaatatttaaaatacaaataaaattaagataaaatttaaACCTTATCATACTCGTTACCACTCCTAAATAAAACCTTTATAAAACATTTATAACTAATTTGATTTGAGGAATTATGGCTACTTCTTCTAACACGGAAATTGTCTTCAGAAAGACTCAAATAAGGTAGCAttaagaagaaaataaatttatctaCCACTTAACTAACCTAATATTgagataaataattaatatttatttgaaaatcTTTTCCATTAACAATTTGTCGAAATTAAATCAATTAGAGCGACAAGTATATCACAAAGTATACTGAGATATACCGATCAAAATTGAATCAAATCTTTTCTATtgtttaaaaaatttcaaataaaaataatcttAGCCATTTCTATTGAAATATTAAATCTTAACCAGACGATAAATCTTTTAAATGAAATTCTTATTGTATAACAAATTTTGGGTTTTGTGATAACACTAACCCTTGCATAGAAGTTGCATGCATCTCTTGGCCACACAAAATTTTCAATGGCTAAAGATAAGTTTTTTGTTGATTGCGATCCTCCTGCTTATGACATTAGTATTTGGGGTTTGGCAACATAAGAATGAAGCAAAAACTATATTACTTTTCATAGCCAAAATTATGAACAGGCCAACAACTATGCCCTTTTCCAAGCAATGAAAAACGTCCTACAAGAATCAAGACTCATCCGTAACTGAATATCCAAACAATGATCTAAACTTTTTAGTCCAATATCATTGCATTTAACCTACAACAAATATGGTAAAAAGCCCTTTTATCAAGTGCCTTTTCTCGTTGAAAATAGATTTTATTGATTTTCAACCACATTAACAAGTTAACAACGTAACACGAATCTCAATTAAAACAGCCAAACATAAAATAGTTTGATAGGTCTACAGTATTTACCACAACCCTTTACGAGTTATATAAAAAGCATATGTTGTAGCCTCATTAAGGTCTAACATTTAAAACCCTCAAATTATTTCGAAGCATCGTCCACATTTTCACATGAACTTCCTGTACGGTCTGCCGTTATCTTCATCTTGCATATGCTGTAAGCATGAAAAATTGATCCACTTAAATGCAAAGGATATCGTACATGATATGTACAAAGTTACCAGTCACACGGTATATGTCCTAAAATTAATATGCATTACAAATTTACAACAGAAGAATCAAACACGTAAACCAAGCATTAAGGCCAAAGGACAAGAATCCAGTAACAGAAATCAATTGGTTCTGTGAAACCCATGAAGACTAATGCTAAGaacatttcctttttttttttttgttatcttttttatttttcagtttagCTTTATGATACCAACTACCAAGCACCGAAATTCGCATCTCAAACTTCAATATCACAGTTTAGATACATTGAAACCATAACTCCAAATCTTAAATTCTTAATACACAATTTTCCATCCGCTTCAGCAAGGCTGAAACTCATTTACTCACTATTAAGTATTATGTATTGCCCAAACACCCATAATCACCCTAAATCCAATAATGATAAAAATCCTATGCAGCTATGCTAAGTTGCTGACATTACACCcacactaaaataaaaaaacaagagAAGGGGAAGGAAACCAATTCAAGCCAATTCTCATCCAAAACACTCAATCCCAAGCAAGGCTTGCACATTAGACAGATTCTAAATCCTCGAAATGCAGTTGTACAAAGCCATTTATGAAGTCAAGTTTCCTCAATCTAACCCCTTTCTAAACCTAAAGCTAGAATAAAATCCCCAATTCCTCAAATACCTTTCAAATTAACCAACTAAAGTTCACACATTGCGATAACAGAGTAATCATCCCTGCAACCACACAAACCACATCCATAATTCTTCTAAGCACAAAGTTAGATCCtaataataatacataaataatatttgatattataaaatataaaaagactaAATATTgtatttgaataaaaataaatttgtttTTAAGAATCAAGTAAGATTAAAGGTGTTAACTCAGGTgcaatcaacttcacgtgaaattaatTAGACCTAAATTTTCACCAAGATCGAATTGAgttgaaatatttaaaatacaaataaaattaagataaaatttaaACCTTATCATACTCGTTACCACTCCTAAATAAAACCTTTATAAAACATTTATAACTAATTTGATTTGAGGAATTATGGCTACTTCTTCTAACACGGAAATTGTCTTCAGAAAGACTCAAATAAGGTAGCAttaagaagaaaataaatttatctaCCACTTAACTAACCTAATATTgagataaataattaatatttatttgaaaatcTTTTCCATTAACAATTTGTCGAAATTAAATCAATTAGAGCGACAAGTATATCACAAAGTATACTGAGATATACCGATCAAAATTGAATCAAATCTTTTCTATtgtttaaaaaatttcaaataaaaataatcttAGCCATTTCTATTGAAATATTAAATCTTAACCAGACGATAAATCTTTTAAATGAAATTCTTATTGTATAACAAATTTTGGGTTTTGTGATAACACTAACCCTTGCATAGAAGTTGCATGCATCTCTTGGCCACACAAAATTTTCAATGGCTAAAGATAAGTTTTTTGTTGATTGCGATCCTCCTGCTTATGACATTAGTATTTGGGGTTTGGCAACATAAGAATGAAGCAAAAACTATATTACTTTTCATAGCCAAAATTATGAACAGGCCAACAACTATGCCCTTTTCCAAGCAATGAAAAACGTCCTACAAGAATCAAGACTCATCCGTAACTGAATATCCAAACAATGATCTAAACTTTTTAGTCCAATATCATTGCATTTAACCTACAACAAATATGGTAAAAAGCCCTTTTATCAAGTGCCTTTTCTCGTTGAAAATAGATTTTATTGATTTTCAACCACATTAACAAGTTAACAACGTAACACGAATCTCAATTAAAACAGCCAAACATAAAATAGTTTGATAGGTCTACAGTATTTACCACAACCCTTTACGAGTTATATAAAAAGCATATGTTGTAGCCTCATTAAGGTCTAACATTTAAAACCCTCAAATTATTTCGAAGCATCGTCCACATTTTCACATGAACTTCCTGTACGGTCTGCCGTTATCTTCATCTTGCATATGCTGTAAGCATGAAAAATTGATCCACTTAAATGCAAAGGATATCGTACATGATATGTACAAAGTTACCAGTCACACGGTATATGTCCTAAAATTAATATGCATTACAAATTTACAACAGAAGAATCAAACACGTAAACCAAGCATTAAGGCCAAAGGACAAGAATCCAGTAACAGAAATCAATTGGTTCTGTGAAACCCATGAAGACTAATGCTAAGaacatttcctttttttttttttgttatcttttttatttttcagtttagCTTTATGATACCAACTACCAAGCACCGAAATTCGCATCTCAAACTTCAATATCACAGTTTAGATACATTGAAACCATAACTCCAAATCTTAAATTCTTAATACACAATTTTCCATCCGCTTCAGCAAGGCTGAAACTCATTTACTCACTATTAAGTATTATGTATTGCCCAAACACCCATAATCACCCTAAATCCAATAATGATAAAAATCCTATGCAGCTATGCTAAGTTGCTGACATTACACCcacactaaaataaaaaaacaagagAAGGGGAAGGAAACCAATTCAAGCCAATTCTCATCCAAAACACTCAATCCCAAGCAAGGCTTGCACATTAGACAGATTCTAAATCCTCGAAATGCAGTTGTACAAAGCCATTTATGAAGTCAAGTTTCCTCAATCTAACCCCTTTCTAAACCTAAAGCTAGAATAAAATCCCCAATTCCTCAAATACCTTTCAAATTAACCAACTAAAGTTCACACATTGCGATAACAGAGTAATCATCCCTGCAACCACACAAACCACATCCATAATTCTTCTAAGCACAAAGTTAGATCCTAAGGAGGCACTAAGTTATCCCGATAATAACTTCAACACGCAGTAAGCATAAAATATTTTGCCCTATCATCCAATCACAAATAGTTTAAGATTCTTGACCAAATGATTGAATGTCAGTCACGGATCATGAACCCTAACAATACACACTTCAACATTTCTGTAATCAAAACGTACTAACAGACAATAATGAGCAATATTTGAAGGGGATTCTAGCGAGATCTACCAGGAAAATCAACAAAACGATGAACAATCGACTGGATTGAATGACGAAAACATAAGGAACTTACAAATTCACGGACGATGCCTTTGTAGACGAGGATGGGAATGGCGATGCCGAAGATTCCGACGAGAGCGAAGTTGCGGCGGGTCCAGCGGAAATTCAACTCGAGATTCTCCCTAGCGGCGCCCCAATCCTCTATGTGCTTGTTCTTGTGTGCTTCCATTCCTCCAGCCATTTTCGCTtcccttcctcttctcttctttctctctcttctcttctcttctttctcctcGTCTCAGTCTGCTCGCTCACCTTCTTGTTACTGTCGCACTTACCAGCTAACTTCACTCTAAATGGGCCTGTATAATACATGAAGGCCCATCAAGCCCAACTTGTCTCGGGATGGGCCAAACTGTACCTTCATCCAAAGAATTAAGTAACTGGCCCTGGCCATgacccaaaaaaaattatattttaaaatgcaAGATCAAATTAGCCCCAAGCCCCCAACTGGCCCATCAATATCCCACCTCAAATTGGAAAAATTTTACGGGAGGAAAAATTGGGCTTCTGTGCCTTTGGAACCCAGGAAGGTAACAGCTCCAATCTGCAGCGACGCTTGCCAGTTTCTTCTCGCCGGCGTTGCTGCCGGAGCGCCGCAACCCAGCCTCGCCGCAACATCCCAGTTCCGCTGCGGTACCCGTCGCTGTTCGTGGGCTTTGAATCCGCGAAATCCCAGATCTTA carries:
- the LOC107644495 gene encoding uncharacterized protein LOC107644495, with the protein product MAGGMEAHKNKHIEDWGAARENLELNFRWTRRNFALVGIFGIAIPILVYKGIVREFHMQDEDNGRPYRKFM